The Thermoleophilaceae bacterium genome has a window encoding:
- a CDS encoding NDP-sugar synthase, with protein sequence MKAMVLAAGLGTRLKPITFEIPKPMVPVLDRPVMAHIVGMLERQGFDELIANLHYYPDTIRGYFGDRLSYRFEEELLGTAGGVRNVADFFGDDPVVVVSGDALTDLDLNTLVDRHRQAGGIATLTVKKVVDTREYGVVLHDREGRITGFQEKPEPAEALSDLGNCGIYCFSPEIFDYFPQGPFADWANDVFPALLENDVPFFIHEIDAYWNDVGSLDELRQGTFDVLEGQLGLPVSGGPPGEGVKLVDEPLTWIGEGCELGEGVKLMGRVVLGDGCRVGAGAALRDTIVFPGTEVAEKAILIGAVAGHQGIVESMRPLEALEGVAGR encoded by the coding sequence ATGAAGGCCATGGTCCTCGCAGCAGGTCTCGGGACCCGGCTCAAGCCGATCACGTTCGAGATCCCCAAGCCGATGGTGCCTGTGCTCGACCGCCCCGTGATGGCGCACATCGTGGGGATGCTCGAGCGCCAGGGCTTCGACGAGCTGATCGCCAACCTCCACTACTACCCGGACACCATCCGCGGCTACTTCGGAGACCGGCTGAGCTATCGCTTCGAGGAGGAGCTGCTGGGCACCGCCGGGGGAGTGCGCAACGTGGCCGACTTCTTCGGCGACGACCCGGTCGTCGTGGTCTCGGGCGACGCCCTCACCGACCTCGACCTCAACACCCTGGTCGATCGCCACCGCCAGGCGGGCGGCATCGCCACGCTCACCGTCAAGAAGGTGGTCGACACGCGCGAGTACGGCGTGGTCCTGCACGACCGCGAGGGCCGCATAACCGGCTTCCAGGAGAAGCCCGAGCCCGCCGAGGCGCTGTCGGACCTGGGCAACTGCGGCATCTACTGCTTCAGCCCCGAGATCTTCGACTACTTCCCCCAGGGCCCGTTCGCGGACTGGGCCAATGACGTGTTCCCCGCGCTGCTCGAGAACGACGTCCCCTTCTTCATCCACGAGATCGACGCGTACTGGAACGACGTCGGCTCGCTCGACGAGCTGCGCCAGGGCACCTTCGACGTGCTCGAGGGCCAGCTCGGCCTGCCCGTCAGCGGCGGCCCGCCCGGCGAGGGCGTGAAGCTGGTGGACGAGCCGCTCACCTGGATAGGCGAGGGCTGCGAGCTGGGGGAGGGAGTGAAGCTCATGGGGCGGGTCGTGCTCGGCGACGGCTGCCGGGTGGGCGCCGGGGCGGCGCTGCGCGACACGATCGTGTTCCCGGGCACCGAGGTGGCGGAGAAGGCCATCCTCATCGGTGCTGTCGCCGGGCACCAGGGGATCGTGGAGAGCATGCGGCCGCTCGAGGCGCTGGAAGGCGTCGCGGGCCGGTAG
- a CDS encoding cytochrome c oxidase assembly protein: MSADPEIRWTLDPMILLALAAYAGIYAWRFRGARREAGGRGAGLARAAAFAAAMLALAAALISPIAALGEEHLFSMHMLQHVLLGDIAPVLLLLSLSRVIMRPATRRLVAIERRLGRLAHPAVFLAGWLGLVYVWHIPALYDAATQTPALHALEHASFFAAGVLFWWPLVQPVPMRHRMTGLQPFVYIGAGKALLAGLGVFLTWSNTVVYSHYETVPRIWGLSALDDQNVGGAIMMAEQSIVLAIAFATLFVLMIGRSEEEERRRERLEEAAAT; this comes from the coding sequence GTGAGCGCCGATCCCGAGATCCGCTGGACGCTCGACCCGATGATCCTGCTCGCGCTCGCCGCGTACGCCGGCATCTACGCCTGGCGCTTCCGCGGCGCCAGGCGCGAGGCGGGCGGGCGCGGGGCCGGCCTCGCCCGGGCGGCGGCCTTCGCCGCCGCGATGCTGGCGCTGGCAGCGGCGCTGATCTCACCGATCGCGGCCCTCGGCGAGGAGCACCTCTTCTCCATGCACATGCTCCAGCACGTGCTGCTGGGCGACATCGCGCCCGTGCTGCTCCTGCTGTCGCTCTCGCGCGTGATCATGCGCCCCGCCACGCGCCGCCTGGTGGCGATCGAGCGGCGGCTCGGGCGGCTGGCCCACCCCGCCGTGTTCCTCGCCGGCTGGCTCGGGCTCGTCTACGTCTGGCACATCCCCGCCCTCTACGACGCGGCCACGCAGACGCCGGCGCTCCACGCTCTCGAGCACGCCTCGTTCTTCGCCGCCGGCGTGCTGTTCTGGTGGCCGCTGGTGCAGCCGGTGCCCATGCGACACCGGATGACCGGCCTCCAGCCGTTCGTCTACATCGGGGCCGGCAAGGCGCTGCTCGCCGGGCTCGGCGTCTTCCTCACATGGTCCAACACCGTCGTCTACTCCCACTACGAGACCGTCCCCCGCATCTGGGGCCTGAGCGCGCTCGACGACCAGAACGTGGGCGGCGCGATCATGATGGCCGAGCAGTCGATCGTGCTTGCGATCGCCTTCGCCACGCTGTTCGTGCTCATGATCGGCCGCTCCGAGGAGGAGGAGCGGCGTCGCGAGCGGCTGGAGGAAGCGGCGGCCACGTGA
- a CDS encoding transglycosylase SLT domain-containing protein, whose product MRVRAGPRRAAALVAAVLLAAAAVAATLLVPGGPEDPLEAPLIGPGDGEETFDVAGFEPISYETQDEDDLLERGRRGYAHVLYAKSPGGVEATAERVDTFGDLIEAAAERHGVSAETLGALVFLESAGRPEAMAGDDPESAAGLGQILPGTAVDLLGMSVDLERSKELTERIAPADRRADRADSSEGRELFERRAARLRRARRRADDRFDPEKALDGAARYLALAGERFGREDLAAVSYHMGIGNLESVIEAYDGPRSEELSYVRLFYDSSPTHHRLAFRRLASFGDDSRTYLFRLEAAREIRRLHAEDVDELRRRAGLHAAKASSEEELRPEEDNPPYEDAGALRDAYSDGELVALPVGPERLGYRVDRRMGELARRLDEPRALYRGLRPEALAILLYVAKEVRHISGDPGALTITSSVRDQDYQRELLPRNDQATDGFSLHTTGFAIDIERDYDSRAQARALEHVLERLRALAVIDWVYEPAAIHLTVGPDGERFLPLYEALVGEL is encoded by the coding sequence GTGAGGGTGCGCGCCGGTCCGAGGCGCGCCGCCGCGCTGGTGGCGGCCGTGCTCCTTGCCGCCGCCGCGGTGGCGGCCACGCTGCTCGTGCCCGGCGGGCCGGAGGACCCGCTGGAGGCGCCGCTGATCGGCCCGGGCGACGGCGAGGAGACCTTCGACGTGGCCGGCTTCGAGCCCATCTCCTACGAGACCCAGGACGAGGACGACCTGCTCGAGCGCGGCCGCCGCGGCTACGCGCACGTGCTGTATGCGAAGAGCCCCGGCGGCGTGGAGGCCACGGCCGAGCGGGTGGACACCTTCGGCGACCTGATCGAGGCGGCGGCCGAGCGCCACGGGGTGTCCGCGGAGACCCTCGGGGCGCTGGTCTTCCTCGAGAGCGCCGGCCGCCCGGAGGCGATGGCGGGCGACGATCCCGAGAGCGCCGCCGGGCTCGGGCAGATCCTGCCCGGCACGGCGGTGGACCTGCTGGGCATGTCGGTGGACCTCGAGCGCAGCAAGGAGCTCACGGAGCGCATCGCGCCAGCCGACCGCCGTGCGGACCGGGCGGACAGCAGCGAGGGACGCGAGCTGTTCGAACGGCGCGCCGCTCGGCTGCGCCGCGCCCGCCGCCGCGCCGACGACCGCTTCGATCCGGAGAAGGCACTCGACGGCGCCGCCCGCTACCTCGCGCTCGCCGGGGAGCGCTTCGGGCGCGAGGATCTCGCGGCGGTCTCCTACCACATGGGGATCGGCAACCTGGAGTCCGTGATCGAGGCCTACGACGGACCCCGCTCCGAGGAGCTCTCCTACGTCCGCCTGTTCTACGACTCCTCCCCCACCCACCACCGCCTCGCCTTCCGGCGCCTGGCGTCATTCGGGGACGACTCGCGCACGTACCTGTTCCGGCTCGAGGCCGCGCGCGAGATCCGCCGGCTCCATGCCGAGGACGTCGACGAGCTGCGCCGCCGGGCCGGGCTCCACGCGGCGAAGGCGAGCTCGGAGGAGGAGCTGCGCCCCGAGGAGGACAACCCGCCGTACGAGGACGCCGGCGCGCTGCGCGACGCCTATAGCGACGGCGAGCTGGTGGCGCTGCCCGTGGGCCCCGAGCGGCTGGGCTACCGGGTGGATCGGCGCATGGGCGAGCTGGCCCGGCGCCTGGACGAGCCGCGCGCGCTGTACCGCGGGCTGCGCCCCGAGGCCCTGGCCATCCTCCTCTACGTCGCCAAGGAGGTGCGGCACATCAGCGGCGACCCAGGCGCGCTGACGATCACGAGCAGCGTGCGCGACCAGGACTATCAGCGCGAGCTGCTGCCGCGCAACGACCAGGCCACCGACGGCTTCTCGCTCCACACGACCGGCTTCGCGATCGACATCGAGCGCGACTACGACTCCCGCGCGCAGGCCCGCGCCCTGGAGCACGTGCTCGAGCGGCTGCGCGCGCTCGCGGTGATCGACTGGGTGTACGAGCCGGCGGCCATCCACCTCACGGTGGGCCCCGACGGAGAGCGCTTCCTGCCGCTGTACGAGGCGCTGGTCGGCGAATTGTGA
- a CDS encoding GNAT family N-acetyltransferase: MDRVPAPMDADMRVFVRWLGSASAGASVLEAHGVLAAVVPAAADRSVFNSVVYPDAAALERALPELAAAYSSAGVRAWTVWVPPGDRGARDLLAGAGHSLDAEPLAMVADLDGLYAPEPGDLDWSARASAAEVADVNDVAYGYQGRPFAAAIEDLSGLTGYVARVDGKPASVLVTAEEDGSAGVYFVATVPEARGRGMASRLLRQALVEARDRGCATATLQATRMGAPVYERLGFRSHGPLEMWERRAA, encoded by the coding sequence GTGGACCGCGTCCCCGCGCCCATGGACGCCGACATGCGGGTGTTCGTCCGCTGGCTCGGAAGCGCTTCGGCCGGCGCCTCGGTGCTCGAGGCCCATGGCGTGCTCGCGGCCGTCGTGCCGGCGGCGGCGGACCGCTCGGTCTTCAACTCCGTCGTCTATCCGGACGCTGCGGCGCTCGAGCGCGCGCTGCCCGAGCTGGCCGCGGCCTACTCCTCCGCGGGCGTGCGCGCGTGGACGGTCTGGGTGCCGCCGGGTGACCGCGGCGCCAGGGACCTGCTCGCCGGCGCCGGGCACTCGCTGGACGCCGAGCCGCTCGCGATGGTGGCGGACCTGGACGGGCTATACGCGCCGGAGCCGGGTGACCTCGACTGGTCGGCCCGAGCGTCGGCCGCCGAGGTGGCGGACGTGAACGACGTCGCCTACGGCTATCAGGGGCGCCCGTTCGCCGCCGCGATCGAGGACCTGTCCGGTCTCACCGGCTACGTCGCGCGGGTGGACGGGAAGCCCGCCTCCGTCCTGGTCACCGCCGAAGAGGACGGCAGCGCGGGCGTCTACTTCGTGGCCACCGTGCCCGAGGCGCGCGGTCGCGGCATGGCCTCGCGGCTGCTCCGCCAGGCGCTCGTCGAGGCCCGCGACCGGGGCTGCGCCACGGCCACCCTCCAGGCCACCCGGATGGGGGCGCCGGTGTACGAGCGGCTCGGCTTCCGCTCGCACGGGCCGCTCGAGATGTGGGAGCGGCGCGCGGCCTAG
- a CDS encoding double zinc ribbon domain-containing protein encodes MILSALAPPLCAACGAWAARTEPLCPDCRAGLRWLPPEPVFCGALALWAPVAYAGPARALVRGLKFGGVTRAAVAMAAQIAANAPPALLDADVLAPVPLHPARLRRRGFNQAARIAAELGRRASLPVWDGLERAGPAGTQVGRGRAERLAGIAGTLAVRAGAEVPRSVVIVDDVVTTGATLSACAAALRAAGARRMTAVAYARTPGR; translated from the coding sequence GTGATCCTGTCTGCGCTCGCCCCGCCGCTCTGCGCCGCCTGTGGCGCCTGGGCTGCGCGCACCGAGCCGCTCTGTCCCGACTGCCGCGCCGGGTTGCGCTGGCTGCCGCCCGAGCCCGTCTTCTGCGGCGCGCTGGCGCTGTGGGCGCCGGTGGCCTACGCGGGGCCCGCGCGGGCGCTCGTTCGCGGCCTGAAGTTCGGCGGCGTCACGCGGGCCGCCGTGGCCATGGCGGCGCAGATCGCGGCCAACGCGCCGCCGGCGCTGCTGGACGCCGACGTGCTCGCGCCCGTTCCCCTCCACCCGGCCCGGCTGCGCCGGCGCGGCTTCAACCAGGCGGCTCGGATCGCGGCCGAGCTCGGCCGCCGCGCGAGCCTGCCCGTGTGGGACGGCCTCGAGCGAGCGGGCCCCGCCGGCACGCAGGTGGGGCGTGGGCGGGCGGAGCGCCTCGCGGGCATCGCCGGCACGCTGGCGGTGCGCGCCGGGGCGGAGGTGCCGCGCTCCGTCGTCATCGTGGACGACGTGGTCACCACGGGCGCCACTCTGAGCGCCTGCGCGGCCGCGTTGCGCGCGGCAGGCGCCCGTCGTATGACCGCTGTCGCATACGCCCGCACGCCCGGGCGATGA
- the ahcY gene encoding adenosylhomocysteinase produces MTTQTTQDFKVADLSLAEYGRKEITLAEHEMPGLMSTRREYADVQPLKGARITGSLHMTVQTAVLIETLTALGAEVRWASCNIFSTQDHAAAAIAAAGIPVYAWKGETLEEYWSCTEQVLRWPDGGGPNMILDDGGDATLLVHKGVEYEKAGAVPDPAGAESEELRVVLETLQRSLSEDPQRWTNIAADIQGVTEETTTGVHRLYEMTEQGTLLFPAINVNDSVTKSKFDNLYGCRHSLVDGINRGTDVMIGGKVAVICGFGDVGKGCADSLRGQGARVLITEIDPICALQAAMEGYQVVTLEDVVDTADIFVTATGNKDIITAGHMARMKHQAIVGNIGHFDNEIDIAGLERTAGIERVNIKPQVDEWRFSDGHSIIVLSEGRLLNLGNATGHPSFVMSNSFTNQTIAQIELFTKNDEYEKRVYVLPKHLDEKVARLHLGALGVRLTQLSPDQAAYIGVPVEGPYKPDHYRY; encoded by the coding sequence ATGACCACTCAGACCACCCAGGACTTCAAGGTGGCCGACCTCTCCCTTGCCGAGTACGGCCGCAAGGAGATCACCCTCGCCGAGCACGAGATGCCCGGCCTCATGTCCACCCGCCGCGAGTACGCCGACGTGCAGCCGCTCAAGGGCGCGCGCATCACCGGCTCGCTGCACATGACCGTCCAGACCGCCGTGCTCATCGAGACGCTCACCGCGCTCGGGGCCGAGGTGCGCTGGGCGTCCTGCAACATCTTCTCCACCCAGGACCACGCCGCAGCCGCCATCGCGGCCGCCGGCATCCCTGTGTACGCCTGGAAGGGGGAGACGCTCGAGGAGTACTGGTCGTGCACCGAGCAGGTGCTGCGCTGGCCCGACGGCGGCGGCCCCAACATGATCCTCGACGACGGCGGCGACGCCACGCTGCTCGTGCACAAGGGCGTGGAGTACGAGAAGGCCGGCGCCGTGCCGGACCCCGCCGGCGCCGAGTCCGAGGAGCTCCGGGTCGTGCTCGAGACGCTGCAGCGCTCCCTCTCGGAGGACCCCCAGCGCTGGACCAACATCGCCGCTGACATCCAGGGCGTCACCGAGGAGACCACCACCGGCGTCCATCGCCTGTACGAGATGACCGAGCAGGGCACGCTGCTGTTCCCGGCCATCAACGTCAACGACTCCGTCACCAAGTCGAAGTTCGACAACCTGTACGGCTGCCGGCACTCGCTCGTCGACGGCATCAACCGCGGCACGGACGTGATGATCGGCGGCAAGGTCGCCGTGATCTGCGGCTTCGGCGACGTGGGCAAGGGCTGCGCGGACTCGCTCCGCGGCCAGGGCGCCCGTGTGCTCATCACCGAGATCGACCCCATCTGCGCGCTGCAGGCGGCGATGGAGGGCTACCAGGTGGTCACGCTCGAGGACGTCGTCGACACGGCGGACATCTTCGTGACGGCCACCGGCAACAAGGACATCATCACCGCCGGCCACATGGCCCGCATGAAGCACCAGGCCATCGTGGGCAACATCGGCCACTTCGACAACGAGATCGACATCGCCGGCCTCGAGCGCACGGCCGGCATCGAGCGGGTGAACATCAAGCCGCAGGTGGACGAGTGGCGCTTCTCCGACGGCCACTCGATCATCGTCCTCTCCGAGGGCCGGCTGCTGAACCTCGGCAACGCCACCGGGCACCCGAGCTTCGTGATGTCCAACTCGTTCACGAACCAGACGATCGCCCAGATCGAGCTGTTCACCAAGAACGACGAGTACGAGAAGCGGGTGTACGTGCTGCCCAAGCACCTCGACGAGAAGGTGGCCCGCCTCCACCTCGGCGCGCTCGGCGTGAGGCTCACGCAGCTCTCGCCGGACCAGGCCGCCTACATCGGCGTGCCGGTCGAGGGGCCGTACAAGCCCGATCACTATCGCTACTGA
- a CDS encoding adenosylhomocysteinase, which yields MTSARDSSQPGSARIEWADGQMPVLRSIRERFERERPLAGIKVAACLHVTAETAVLVRTLIAGGAEAGLCAANPLSTQDEVAAALAEDGATVRAVRGEDAAAYAANVQALIAAGPHITLDDGADLLAAAHAAGAPLRGATEETNTGLLRVRALEADARLTCPVIDVNGAQTERAFNDRWGTGQSTIDGILRATNLLLAGRTVVVIGYGWTGRGVAARARGAGASVVVCEVDPMRALEARMEGYEVMPALDAAERGDVFITVTGSRAVLGRSHFERMKDGAVLANAGHFDVEIDLEALASVASGEPREVLPLVDRYELGDRRLNLLAKGRVVNLAAAEGHPAAVMDMSFANQALAAEHLVREGANLEPGVHPVPEAIDREVARLKLASLGVEIDELSDEQRRYLNAWEA from the coding sequence GTGACCTCCGCTCGGGACAGTAGCCAGCCTGGCAGCGCCCGGATCGAGTGGGCGGACGGGCAGATGCCCGTCCTCCGGTCGATCCGGGAGCGCTTCGAGCGGGAGCGGCCGCTCGCCGGGATCAAGGTCGCGGCCTGTCTGCACGTGACCGCCGAGACCGCGGTCCTCGTGCGCACGTTGATTGCCGGCGGCGCGGAGGCCGGTCTGTGCGCGGCCAATCCCCTCAGCACCCAGGATGAGGTGGCCGCGGCGCTCGCGGAGGACGGCGCCACCGTGCGCGCCGTGCGCGGCGAGGACGCGGCCGCCTACGCCGCGAACGTGCAGGCGCTGATCGCAGCTGGGCCCCACATCACGCTTGACGACGGCGCGGACCTGCTCGCGGCCGCCCACGCGGCCGGGGCGCCCCTGCGCGGCGCCACCGAGGAGACCAACACGGGCCTGCTGCGCGTGCGCGCGCTCGAGGCGGACGCCCGGCTCACCTGCCCCGTGATCGACGTGAACGGCGCGCAGACCGAGCGCGCCTTCAACGACCGCTGGGGCACCGGCCAGTCCACCATCGACGGCATCCTGCGCGCCACCAACCTGCTGCTGGCCGGGCGCACGGTGGTGGTCATCGGCTACGGCTGGACTGGCCGCGGGGTGGCCGCCCGCGCCCGTGGGGCCGGCGCCTCGGTCGTGGTCTGCGAGGTGGATCCGATGCGCGCGCTGGAGGCGCGCATGGAGGGCTATGAGGTCATGCCGGCGCTCGACGCCGCCGAGCGCGGGGACGTCTTCATCACGGTGACCGGCAGCCGCGCCGTGCTGGGGCGCTCTCACTTCGAGCGCATGAAGGACGGCGCCGTCCTGGCCAACGCCGGGCATTTCGACGTGGAGATCGACCTCGAGGCGCTCGCCTCCGTCGCGAGCGGCGAGCCGCGCGAGGTGCTGCCCCTGGTGGACCGCTACGAGCTCGGCGACCGCCGGCTCAACCTGCTCGCCAAGGGCCGGGTCGTGAATCTCGCCGCCGCCGAGGGCCATCCCGCGGCCGTCATGGACATGTCGTTCGCGAATCAGGCGCTCGCGGCCGAGCACCTCGTGCGCGAGGGCGCGAACCTCGAGCCAGGGGTGCACCCCGTGCCGGAGGCCATCGACCGCGAGGTGGCGCGTCTCAAGCTCGCCTCGCTCGGCGTGGAGATCGACGAGCTGAGCGACGAGCAGCGGCGCTATCTGAACGCCTGGGAGGCCTGA
- the raiA gene encoding ribosome-associated translation inhibitor RaiA, whose product MRIEIKGRNVVVDDELRERIEKRFAKVSRQVSTLAHMEVELSEERNPSIRHSQVAEVTLHLKGVTLRAHDSAESMVHAINLVEEELSRQVKRHRDKRRRRREQAKAQPRVAPS is encoded by the coding sequence ATGCGCATCGAGATCAAGGGGCGCAACGTGGTGGTCGACGACGAGCTTCGCGAGCGAATCGAGAAGCGCTTCGCCAAGGTCTCCAGGCAGGTCTCCACGCTCGCCCACATGGAGGTGGAGCTGTCCGAGGAGCGCAACCCCTCGATCCGGCACTCCCAGGTCGCCGAGGTCACGCTCCACCTCAAGGGCGTCACGCTCCGCGCGCACGACAGCGCCGAGAGCATGGTCCACGCCATCAACCTGGTCGAGGAGGAGCTCTCGCGCCAGGTCAAGAGGCACCGCGACAAGCGCCGCAGGCGCCGCGAGCAGGCCAAGGCGCAGCCCAGGGTCGCGCCCTCCTAG
- a CDS encoding MerR family transcriptional regulator, with protein sequence MDGLTINEAAETTGWSPRMLRYIERMGLIEPQRSDGGYRLYGPGELQRLRTLRELLDEHELGLGEIGFALRLRRDETVRDAVEAWFEAEPLRPEDVPASDWLRWEQEKHEALIADPHPSTEAA encoded by the coding sequence ATGGACGGGCTCACCATCAACGAGGCTGCGGAGACCACCGGGTGGTCGCCGCGAATGCTCCGCTACATCGAGCGCATGGGGCTCATCGAGCCGCAGCGCTCGGACGGCGGCTACCGGCTCTACGGGCCGGGTGAGCTGCAGCGCCTGCGGACGCTGCGCGAGCTGCTGGACGAGCACGAGCTGGGCCTCGGGGAGATCGGCTTCGCGCTGCGCCTGCGCCGCGACGAGACGGTTCGCGACGCGGTGGAGGCGTGGTTCGAGGCCGAGCCTCTCCGTCCGGAAGACGTACCCGCCAGCGACTGGCTGCGATGGGAGCAGGAGAAGCACGAGGCGCTCATCGCCGACCCACACCCTTCAACGGAGGCTGCATGA
- a CDS encoding nitronate monooxygenase has product MSSLLERLGVELPLVQAGMGGGIAGPELAAAVSEAGGLGTLGIADAPVLRAQLSDVRDRTSRPVAVNLLLPFARRAHFAAAAEADAVVTFWGRPRRRTPGLWVHQCGSVEEAQAAHAAGADAVIAQGIEAGGHVRGTTPALDLLERVRAALPAGFGVLLAGGVADRGDVAEGLAAGADAMVLGTRFVMSDESGAQQAYKQRLMEGRETVLTHLFGMGWHGSHRVLWNEAAERWLRGDKRGPAWVRAANRVTAPALRRVPIGLQLRLAATQRASRPFFSPLPPSAGAPGNLLDAGPLYAGETAARIHDVRPAAELVRMLAP; this is encoded by the coding sequence GTGAGCAGCCTGCTCGAGCGACTCGGGGTGGAGCTGCCGCTGGTGCAGGCGGGCATGGGCGGCGGGATCGCGGGGCCCGAGCTGGCCGCCGCCGTGTCGGAAGCGGGGGGCCTCGGGACCCTGGGCATCGCCGACGCGCCGGTGCTGCGCGCCCAGCTCTCCGACGTCCGCGACCGGACCTCGCGACCGGTGGCGGTGAACCTGCTGCTGCCGTTCGCCCGGCGCGCGCACTTCGCGGCGGCCGCGGAGGCCGACGCCGTCGTGACCTTCTGGGGCCGGCCGCGCCGCCGCACGCCCGGCCTGTGGGTGCACCAGTGCGGCTCGGTGGAGGAGGCGCAGGCCGCGCACGCCGCGGGCGCCGACGCCGTGATCGCCCAGGGCATCGAGGCGGGCGGCCACGTGCGGGGGACCACGCCCGCGCTCGACCTGCTGGAGCGCGTGCGCGCGGCCCTGCCCGCCGGCTTTGGAGTGCTGCTCGCCGGCGGCGTGGCCGACCGCGGCGACGTGGCGGAGGGCCTCGCGGCCGGCGCCGACGCCATGGTGCTGGGCACCCGCTTCGTGATGAGCGATGAGAGCGGCGCCCAGCAGGCCTACAAGCAGAGGCTGATGGAGGGCCGCGAGACCGTGCTCACCCACCTGTTCGGCATGGGTTGGCACGGGTCCCACCGCGTGCTGTGGAACGAGGCCGCCGAGCGCTGGCTGCGTGGCGACAAGCGCGGGCCGGCGTGGGTGCGCGCGGCCAACCGCGTGACCGCGCCCGCCCTGCGGCGGGTCCCGATCGGCCTCCAGCTGCGACTGGCCGCCACGCAGCGGGCCTCGCGACCCTTCTTCTCGCCCCTGCCGCCGAGCGCCGGCGCGCCGGGCAACCTGCTGGATGCGGGCCCGCTCTACGCGGGCGAGACCGCGGCCCGCATCCACGACGTGCGCCCTGCCGCCGAGCTGGTGCGGATGCTGGCGCCATAG